The Candidatus Eremiobacteraceae bacterium genome segment TCTCCGAAAGCAAGGGCATCTGCGGACCGTACGACTGCAACCTTTTCGTGCATTCCGTGAGCATTTCGCCTGACGGCAATCGCGCCTACCTATCTATGGAAGCGGGGCAATTCCTCATCCTCGATACGTCGTCGGTGGCGCGTGCCAAGGCCGGAGATCCCGTCATCTCGCTCAACTCGGACCTCGTGACGAAACCGGTCGACAGGGCGACGTGGGATCAGACGCCGTCATCGCCGACCGCCGTTCCTTTGAACTGCAAAAAGGATTGTCCGAACGGGCACTCGGCGGTGAAGGTACCAGGGCGCGCGCTCGTGTTGACGACCGACGAGGTCTACGGCACGTTTACATCGTCGTCGGGCGGATGCCCGTGGGGTTGGGAGCACCTCATCAATGTGACTGACGAGGCGGACCCGAAGATCGTCGGTGAGTACAAGCTACCGCAGGACGCGCAATCGTTTTGCGGCAGTGCAGGTGACGATGCAAACACAGAAGCGTACACGAGCTGGTCGTCGCACAATCCGACCGTGCTCCACGATCTCGCGATCGCGACGTGGCACTCCGGCGGGCTCCAAGTGACCGACATCAGCGATCCCTCGCATCCAGTGCAGGCCGGTTCGTATTCGCCGACGCCGCTCGACCACGTCGCGACCGAAGATCCAGCGCTCGGACGCGGGGCGAGCCACATCGCGTTTTGGAGCTATCCGATCATCAGGGACGGTCTGATCTATCTCATAGACGTGCGCAACGGATTGTATATCTTGCGTTATACCGGTCCGCATGCGGATGAAGTCTCTCACGTGAGGTTTCTCGAGGGCAATTCCGACCTCGGCGACGGCGCGACGCCTTAGAAAAAAGGGAGCGGTCGAGATATCTCGACCGCCGCGGCCTCACGGTTGCTTGACGCGATACAAAACGTGGCGCTGCAAGCGATTGCCGGCGGGTATCTTCGGATGGTCGAAGTCGTCGGCGGGATCTCTCGTCATGCCGAGCCGTTCCATGACACGCTGCGAGCGGAGGTTGAGCGCTGACGTCATCGCCACGACTTCGTTGACGCCTAGTTTGTCGAACGCGAATTTGAGCGCTGCGCGCGCACCTTCGGTGGCGTATCCCTTGCCCCAAAGATCGTAGGGAAGGCGCCAACCAACCTCGGTCGCAGGCGTGAACGGCGCTTCGAAGGGCACCGCCTGCAAGGCAATGACGCCGCCGAACGACGGGCCCTCCTTAGGTTCGAGCACCCACCAGCCGTAGCCGTTCGCGTCGAGCGCTGCCCTGATGAACGCGGCGATCGAAATCGCCTTCGGACGATCGTACGTGCCGGGGAAGAATTCCATCACGCGTTCATCGGCGCCCATAGCTACCCACGGTTCAAGATCGTCGTCGCGCCAACCGCGCAGCGTAAGCCTAGCCGACTCGATCGTAGGTGCAGTGGGCACAGTACGTCGTTACATACCTGGTTTCGCTCGGCCTACCATCTCGTCTAGAAGATGGCCGCGGCGGTCGAGCTAAAGCTCGACCGCTACAGGTCCGTGATTCAAGGCCGCGGCGGTCGAGCTAAAGCTCGACCGCTACAGATCTTTGTTGGTGCAGTTCGTCCTCAACGTCGTCTTTTTGCGCGCAAGCGGCCAGACGGGCACTCGGTACCGGACTAGGCCATACGTCCTCCCTGCGGAAACTGCGGAGGTCACGCGGTTTTCGTGCGAGCAAATAATCATCGTGACCGTCGCTGAGGCGTTGTCGGTGTTGTCATGTCTAGCGATGGTTTATTCAGGTGCACCTTGAGGAGAATCAACACAATGCGAATCCCATCTCTCGCGACGATAGCCGCCGCATCGGCAGTCATCGTCCTAGCCGGTTGTTCGGGCAACGGATCTTCGTCGATCTCGCAGCTCCCCGGCTCTATCGGCGCGCAGCACTCGATGGTCGCTCGCTCGACCAGCGCGCTGCCCCCGACGATTCAACGGATACCGCGAGTTCATACCTCGGATGCGCGGCAGTCGTTCAATTCCTGCCCGTCTTCAGGAGAGCTCGTCTACGCCGCCGACTTCAGTCTAAGCGTTGTCAACATCTACAGCTTCAGCAACAATACCTTGCAGCTGTGCGGCCAGCTCACGGGCCTCACCAATCCGCAGGGAATGACCGTCCACGCCGGCGACCTGCTTGTCGCGAACACGGACGCTGGGAACACCCTGCGCTACCATCGCGGCGCGTCGGCACCTTTCAAAACCTACACGGATCCGACTGGCGAGTTCCCGACCGGCGTGACCGTCCTTAAGGACCGCACGGTGGTCGTGAGCAACATCTTCAATCCGAATACCGGCATCGGGTCCCTCTCGACGTTCCACCCGAACGGCACGTACGTCGGCACGTTCACGCCGCCGAACGTATCGGAGGACTTCTTCGTCACGAGCCTCGACGGCGTCAACGGGACCACCATCTTCACCGATGGCTTCGACACCAGCGGATTCAGCGCGTTCTGGACGGGGTCGTGCCCCGCTGGCGCGTGCAGCGGCCTGACCGAGGTCGGTGAGGCGATGTCGTTCCCGGGCGGCTTGGTCGACACGAAGTCCGGCGACATCCTCGCGAGCGACCAGATCGGCAACACCGCCGATACGTTCGAAATGCCGAGCTTGACGCCCGTCACGTTCAGCTGGAACTCCGGCGGCGACACAGACGGCATCGACAACGACGTGGTGATCGGCAACCCGATCTCGCACGTCTTCGGCGCGGATGCGGCCAACAACGAGGTCAACTGCTTCCTGTACAGGCAGAGCGGCCATAGCACCGGCACCTGCGGGACCGGCGCGGGCAACTCGGGCGGCCAAGTGGTCGGCGTCGCGGTCGACCCTGGTTCGTAACCTCGACAATTCCACAACGCGGCGGGCGCCCTTGGGGGCGCCCGCTTTTTTGTTGGCGGAGCAGGTTTAGGCGGCTTGGGGTCGCGCAAAAAGGGATTTGTCGCCGTGTCTTCGGGCGGGGCGCCGTTGAGCTTCTCCTGCCTCCGCCGCCGATGGCCACACACGGTGAATCACCTTGAGGAGGAAGCCAATGCGTATCAGCAGTCTCATGACCATCGCTGCTGCGTCGGCGGTGATCGCGTTCGCGGGCTGTTCTGCTAACTCGACGTCCTCGGTCGCGCCGAGTGCCGGGCCAGCCGGACAAGCGCGCACGACGCACTCCACGTTTGGTCACACGACCAGCGTCTTGCCCCCGGCACTCGCGGCCAGGGTCGCTCACCCGGTCAGGTCGGATGCGAGATTGTCGCACAATTCGTGCCCCTCGAGCGGCACGCTCATCTACTTGTCGGATGCAATAAACGGCGTGGTCAATATCTACGACGGCACGCTGACGATGTGCGGCCAGCTTTCCGGCTTCGTCGAGCCGCAAGGTATGACCGTGGTTCACGGCAATCTCTACGTCGCGAACACGCTCGGCAATCCCAACGGGACTGGGGAGATCGATGAGTTCCATCGCGGTGCGACCGCACCGTTTAGGAAGTTCACCGATCCGAGCGGCCAGTACGTGGTCGACGTCGCGGTCACGAGCAACGCGGTCATCGGCAGCAACATCTTCAGCCCGACGACCGGCATCGGATCGATCTCTGGTTTCACGCGCAGCGGAACGTTCGTCAGCAACACCGTGCTGCCGAATATGCTGTTGAGCTATTTCGTCGGCTCGATGGACAACGGAACGCTGTTCGGCGACGGCTTCGATAGCGTTACCTTCACGAGCACGTTCTGGACGTTCACGTGCCCAGGGGGCGCGTGCACGAGCGGGACCGAGCTGGGCCAAGCGATGTCGTTCCCTGGCGGTATCGTCGACACCCAGTCCGCCGACGTCCTCGCAAGCGATCAGACCGGCAACACGGCAGACACGTTTGAAATGCCGAGCCTCTCACCGGCGACCTTCACCACCGATAGCGGCGGCGACGTCGTCACCCTCGACGAACTGGGAGCGCCCGGGGATCGCCCGGCCCCCACGGGCCCAGTGCCGGTATACGGCGCGGATGCGGCTTTCAATGAACTGGTCTGCTTCATGTACAAACAAAACGGTTCCAGCCCTAGCGGCTGCGGCTCAGTCGCGGGCAACGCCGGCGGTCAGGCTCTCGGCGTCGCCGTCGACGCGGGCAGCTGATCTACGACCTAACGCGAATACTCGCACGCGAAGCGGGCGCCGGCATCGGCGCCCGCTTCTTTGACGGATCTAGCATGCGGGGGCCCATGCCATTGGTCCTCGCCGCTAATTCACGTGGAGGTCGGGCGGCTTGCCATCGAGCAAAAGCCATGCGTCACAGCGTCCTTGGGCGAATCACTTGAGGAGGAAAACAATGCGTCTCAACAGTCTCATGACTATCGCCGCCGCCTCGGCAGCGATCGCATTCGCGGGTTGTTCTGCCAACTCGACGTCCGCGGTAGCGCCGGCCGCCGGGTCAGCCGGACAGCCACACACGACGCGCTCCGCGTTCGGTCACTCGACCAGCTTGCTGGCCCTAGCGTTCCAAGCGCGGCTCGCCCACCCGGTCAGATCGGATCCGAGATTGTCGCACAATTCGTGCCCGCCGAGCGGCACGCTCATCTACGTGTCGGATGGGAACCTCGGCCTCGTCAACGTCTACGACGGCACGCTGACGCTGTGCGGCCAGCTTTCCGGCTTCGTCGAGCCGCAAGGCATGACCGTCCATCGGGGCAACCTGTACGTCGCAAACACGCTCGGCAGCCCGAATGGGACCGGGGAAATCGACGAGTTTCGCCGCGGCGCGACCTCGCCGTTCAGGAAATTCACCGATCCGAGCGGACCGTATGTCGTCGATGTCGCGATCGCGAACGACGGGACCGTTATCGGCAGCAACATCTTCAACCAGAACACCGGCCTCGGTTCGATCTCGACATGGCACCGCAACGGAACGTTCGTCGGCAACTTCGTGCTCCCGAACATGCTCGAGAGCTTCTTCGTAGACGCGACGGACAACGGAACGCTATTCAGCGACGGCTTCGACAGCATCAACTTCGCGAGCACGTTCTGGACGTTCGCATGCCCAAGCGGCGCGTGCACGGGCGGGACTGAGCTCGGCCAGGCGATGGGAGCCCCGGGTGGTCTTGTCGACACACAGTCGGGCGACATCCTCGCAAGCGATCAAACGAGCAATACCGCGGACACGTTTGAAATGCCGAGCCTCACACCGACGACGTTCGGCACGACGAGCGGCGGCGATACCGACGGCATCGACGAACTCGGAAACCCGGGGGACGGCCCCAGCGGTCTCGCGCAAGTCTATGGCGCCGATGCGATAAACAATCAATTGACTTGCTACCAGTATAAGCAGAACGGTTCGAGCCCGGGCGGTTGTGGCTCGGTCACCGGCAACAGCGGCGGCGTGTTCGTCGGCGTCGCCGTCGACTCAGGCAGCTGATCCACAAGAAACCCAGACTGGCACGAGAAGCGGGAGCCGGCACAGGCCCCCGCTTTTTTTTGACGGAGCGACCGCTCTTTTCTCGAACTGCGGCGCGTGGACTCGAAGTCGCTGCGTGGCGAGCTTGCGCCACGAATTGCTCCGGTCGTGCTTGCGAACATCACGACGCGCCATCCTTATCACGATTCGCACCTCTTCCGTCAGAACGACGGTCCGTTCGAACCGCTGGCCGTGCATCCAGCCTTCGGGAACTCGTACGATTGGCACTCGAGCGTCCATTCACATTGGACGGCCCTGCAGCTGCTTGCATTTTTCGCGGCGGGTGGCGTTGCTACGACGAGCATCCCGGGAAACATCGTCGATGCTCTGCGGTCCGCGTGTGCTCGCACGCTCGCTGCTAAGAACCTCGAAGCGGAAGCAAGCTACCTCGAAGCGCGGCCCACGTACGAGCGACCGTACGGATGGGCGTGGGCCATGCGGCTGGCCGCAGACGCAAGCGAATTCGGCGCCTCAGATCCGAGCGCTGCGCTGCACCGTCTCGCGCGAGCGATCGCGGATCGAGCGGTCGCGTGGCTGCACGCGATGCCCGGGCCGGTGCGGCACGGCGTTCACAGCAACTCAGCGTACGCCCTCGGTCTGATGCTCGATGCGTCGCACAAGCTCGGGTTCGACGACCTCGCGACCGTGATCGGTACCAAGGCGATGACGTGGTACGGCGGGGACCGCGACTACCCTGCCGCTTGGGAGCGTAGCGCGAACGACTTCTTGTCGCCGGGGCTGACCGAAGCCGATCTCATGCGACGCATTCTGACGCCCGGCGCGTTCACCGATTGGTGGCGCGGCTTCGTATGCGACGGGGTTTCTCGCGACGCGTTATTCGCGGTCGCTGAGGTGCCACGCGTGAGCGACGGCCAAATCGTCCACCTGCACGGCCTCAATCTGTCGCGCGCGGGCGCCCTCGCGCGGATCGCGGCGGTCGTTGAGACCGCGCCTGCGCTCGAATTGCTCGACCGTGCGCGCACGCTCTACGACGCGAGCGTCGCAGAGGCGAGCGGCGCTGAATACCTTTCGACGCACTGGCTCCCGACGTTCGCCTGGGATACGGCGACGAGCCTCGATGCGGCGGGCGCGAAGGGAGCGTCGCGGCGGCACCGTGAACGTCCAACGCCATGAGCAAGGAAACGTCGAGGGCGTTGCGTGTCGACTTGTTGATCGCGCTGTGCGCGCTGTTCGTCAGCTGTCTCGCTGCGGGCGCGGCCGTCTATCAAGGTCATGTGATCGCCAGCCAGCTAAGCGTGACGGTCTGGCCGTACGTCACGGTCAGGGAGTCGTCGAGCAACACGTACGTCGAAGTCGACATCCAAAACGTCGGCTTGGGTCCTGCTATCATCCAGACTGCCGCGCTCTATGTCGACGGCAAGCCGCAGTCGTCACTTTCGACGTCGCTGCGCGAGCTCGGTTTTGTGCCGAAGCGCGGCTCGACCGTGACGTTCACGAACCTCGGCCCAGGCTCGGTGATCCGCCCCGGCGATTCCGTGCAGCTTCTGCGTGTCGATTCGAAGCAGTTCGCGGCCCTGGCGGGCGCGGCTCAACGGCGCACGCGTATCGAGATTTGCTATTGCTCGATGCTCCAGCAGTGTTGGCGCAAGACGACCGGCGATGACTATCCGGCGAGCGTCGGAACGTGCGACCGATCCGGTATCACATCGATCAATACGTAACGCCGTGTCTGAAGGCCGCGAAGGGTCAGTGGCCGGCTGCCGATTCGATGGCCTCGCACGTCGTTGGAGCGGCCTCTCCGTTCGCCTGGTAGCTCTGTTCTGCATCGGCCCGCACGAGAGCGAGCGCTTGCGAACGGATGAGCGCCATGCCGGGCGAGATCTTCGCCCAATAGCTGCGGAACTTGTCGCGCGAGTCCGGGTCGGTCGTTTCCACGCGCGTCACGGTTCGCGCGATCGACGTCGAAGGTCCGGTCGGTTCGGCATCGAGCGTCCAGACGATCTTCGCATAGCCCGCCGACTGGTAGCTCGCGAACTCGTCCGGCGGCAGCGACTGGAACGCGACGTTCTGCTCCCACGGCTGCGAGACCGCGCCGAGGATGATCTCGTGACCTGGGTCCTCGGCTAGCACGCCCCACCCGTACGATATCGCCTGCGCGACGAACGCGCTCGGCTCGCCGCTCGCTTGCGGATCGGGCGTCGCGCCGAGTATGCGCGCGCGATCCTCGATGACCGCGTGGATGACCGCTGAGTTCTGAAGATCCATAAGGCATTCGGCCGCGAACGTGTTCGTCCACGGCGCGCCGACGGCGAGGTCTTGCTGCTCGTCGACCTCGTAGACCGGCATGAAATGATCGAGGGCGACGTTCGGCTGGACGCCCGCTTGCGGCGACCCGTAGTGCATCCAAGTGAGCCCGGAATACCCGAACCATCCCGCGGCCGTGACGCCGATGATGCTGAAGAAGACGATCGACACGAGTCCGAAGATGCGTGCGCGCGGTTTGCGTGGACGGTCGTGCATCAACTAGTCTTCGTACCGGGGGTGGCCGGCCGCGCGGCTGAGAACGCGGAGAGGATGCGCGCGACGTGTTTCGCGCCTTTCGCGAAATCATCGATCCGGACGTGTTCGTCTGGCGCGTGCTTGCGCGAGCCCGGATAGCTGCATCCGACGCTGACGACCGGCAGTTTCAAGATGCCGGTGAAATACGACATCGGGCCCGATCCGCCAACCATCGGCACGACGACCGGCTCCTTTCTCCAAGCTTCGCGCGCGGCATCGATCGCTATCTCTACTATCGGCGAATCCGCGTCGGTCATGGCGGGGAGGATCCGGCCGATGACGGTGAGCTCGACATCGTCGAATCCGCGGGCGTCGAGGTGCGCGCGGAGTTGACGCGCGACGACGTCGGGCTCCTGGTCGGGAACGAGCCTGAAGTCGATCTTGCAGGTCGCCTGCGACGGGATGACCGTTTTCGAGCCCGGGCCGCCGTGGCCAGCCGTGAACCCGGCGATGTTGCAGGTCGGCGAAAAGACGGCGCCGGCGAGGTCGTGCGGCTTACGACCGCCGACGAACTCACGGACGCCGAGACCCTCCGCCCACGATGGATCGGGCGGGGGGATGCGCTCGACGAGCGCCTGCGCCCTCGCCGATAGGGGCCGGACAGAATCGTAGAAGTCCGAGACGAGCACGTGCTCCTTCTCATCTTTGAGCGACGCGACCGCTCGAAGCAAACGCCATGCGGCATTCGGAAGCGCGTGTGCGTCGCCGGAATGAGCGTCGCGTTTCATCGTCCGGCAATTCAGCTCGACGTAGAGCATGCCGCGCAAGCCGAGGTCGATCCGCGGTCTGCCCGCCGTATCGATCCCGCCCGCTTCCCAAATGCATGCGTCGGCATTGAGCATCGCCGCGTGCTCGCGGACGAACGGCTCGAGTCCTGGGCTGCCGATTTCTTCGGCTCCCTCGACGAGCGCTTTGATGCGAAGCCCTTTGGACGGATGAATCGCTGCGAACGCATCGAGGGCCGCAAGACGTGAGACGAGCTCCCCCTTGTCGTCCATCGCACCGCGTGCGAAGAGCGCGCCGTTCCTGTGCACCGGTTCGAACGGCGGACTCGTCCAGAGCTCGAGCGGCTCGGCCGGCTGCACGTCGTAGTGGTTGTAGAAGAGGATGCTGCGAGGGCCCTCTCCTTTTTCGGCATAGACGACGGGCTGCGAACTCGTTTCGAAGATGCGGACATCGAACCCGCGACGCTCGAACATCGCCGCGACGGTGCGCGCGCACGATCCGAGATCGCCCCCTTGGCTCGAGACGCTCGGAATCGCACACAGGCCGCTGAGCTCGGTGATCCGCTCCTCGATATGGCGGTCGACGTGCGCGTCGATCGCGTCGCCGACGCTCACCGAGAGCGGCCGTTCTTCGCGCTCTTGCCTTCGCGGCTCGTCCCGATGACCTTGATGAGGAGCTGTTCCGACTCGGCGAGATGCCGTTCGAGGGCCTTCACCGCTGCGCTCGCGTCGTGCCGCTCGCATGAGCGCAGAATCGCTCGATGCTCGGCGACGATCGCCGCGAACATCTTGCGCTGCTCTTTGGCGAAGGGCGGCCATCTGCTCGCATGGATGTAGAGATTTCTTATCGTCCGAAGGAGCCGCGGCCTATTCGCGGCTTCGTAGAGCGCCTGGTGAAAGCGCCAATTGAGCCGGCCGAACGAGATCGCGTTCGACGATGCCGCCGAGTCGTCGATCGCTCGGGCCGCGTCGGTGAGATGCGTGCGTTCGAGGTTCGGCACGGCGAGCCGCAGCGCGAGCTTCTCGAGCGGCGCGCGCATCTCGTAGATCTCTTTCACGTCGCGCGCGGTGAGCAGTGCGACGCTCGCACCGCGATGCGGATGATAGGCGACGATGCCGTCGGACTCAAGCTGGCGTAGTGCCTCACGGACCGGGATGCGGCTCGTGCCGAACGCGCGCGCGAGGTCGTCCTGGACGAGCTGCTGCCCGGCGACGATCGTGCCGTCGAGGATGCCGCTGCGGATCGCGTCGGCGATGAGCCCGGGCGTGCTACGTTGCGCGTCGAAGCGTGCGCCGGATAGCGCTTTGAAGGCGTCCATACGTTTGATTGTATACTCGCGGGCGCGGCGGCGTCAAGGCGCACTTGACACCCAAAGGTAGATTGTATACAATCCACGCATCACAGGAGGGACGATGATGATGACGTCGGGCTCGAACCTCGTGCGCGCGGTCGTGACGGCGGCCATCGCGATGGTCGTCGGCGCGAGCAGCACAGCAGCTTCCGCCACGATCTCGGATCCGCTTCAAACGCACGCTTGCGTCACGGGCAAGACGCAGACGCCATCGCTCTGCGGCACGTTCCGCGTCTACGAAAATCGACAGGCGGCGAGCGGACGCACGATCGACATCCACTTCGTCGTGCTCAAGGCGAACAAGCCGACCGATCGCGCGATATTCTTCAACCCCGGCGGTCCGGGTGCGGGCGCGACGCAATTCGCGGGCTACATCGCGGACGGCGTGTTCGAGAAATTCCTCCCCCGGTTGCGCGACTCGTACAATATCGTGTTCGTCGACAACCGCGGCAGCGGATTGTCGCACCCGCTTCAGTGCGACTTCTTCTCCGCCGCGAAGCCGCAGACGTACTTCTTGCAGATCTGGCCCGATGCGCAGCTGAAAGCGTGCCGCGCGAAGCTGGTTCAGGACGCCGACCTCAGTTTCTATGCGGATGACTTCGCCGCCGACGATCTCGACGATTTGCGCGCGGCGCTGGGCTATCCGAAGATCGTGCTCAGCGGCACGTCGGGCGGCACGACGTTCTTCCTCGATTTCGCGCGCCGGCATCCGTCGCACGTCGAGAGCGTCGTCCTCGAAGGCGTTGCGCCGCCGCATCTGCTCATCATCCCGCTCCAGGATGCGCAGGGCGGCCAGCTCACGATCGATCACATCGCGACCGACTGCGAGCACGACGCCGGCTGCCGCGCCCACTTCCCGCATTTCCGCGCGCATTTCGCGGCGATCGTCGAACGTCTCGAACACGGGCCGATCACGATCGAAGTAGAGAACACGACGACGCATAAGCTGGAGAAAGTGCAGCTCTCGAAACAAGTCTTCGGCGATCGGCTGCGCCAGGCGCTCTACTCGAACGCATCGGCGGCGTACGTGCCGTATGTCATCGATCAGGCGTATGCGGGAAACGGTGTTCCGCTCGGAACGATGATCGAAGCTTCGGCGGACGGCCTTAATTCGATCATATCAGAGGGCGACAATCTATCGGTGACGTGCGCGGAGGACATCCCGTTCATCACGGAAGCGGATATCGCGCAGACGAGCGTGGGGTCGTTCATCGGCGATTCGCGCGTGCGCGCCCAGCAGCACGCGTGCAAGATATGGAACGTCCGCCCGGTCCCTGCCGCGTTTCAGGATCCGGTCCGGTCGACGGCGCCGGTGTTCATGATCTCCGGAACCGACGATCCGACGACGCCGCCGCAGTACGCGACCGAGGAGCTCGCCTATCTGCCGAACGGCAAGCAGCTCCTCATCGCGAACGCATCACACGACACCGAAGTCGATTGCGCGGACGCACTAGCGGAGCGCTTTGTCCGACAGCAGTCGGTCAAAGATCTCGACACTCGCTCGTGCGCGGCGCAATATCATCGTCCGGCCTTCGCGACCTCGATGAGCGGCTTCGGCGACTGAGACCAGGGAGCGGTCGAGATTTATCTCGACCGCCGCGGTCTGGCCATCTAGAAACAGGGAGCGGTCGAGATTTATCTCGACCGCCGCGGCCTAGCAATTTAGAAATAGGGAGCGGTCGAGATTTATCTCGACCGCCGCGGTCTGGCAATCTAGAAACAGGGAGCGGTCGAGATTTATCTCGACCGCCGCGGTCTGGCAATCTAGAAACAGGGAGCGGTCGAGATTTATCTCGACCGCCGCGGGTCTCGCCTTAGTGTTGGAGCGGTCGACCTTAACGGTCGACCGCCGCGGTCTCGCCTTGTGTCGGAGCGGTCGACCTTAACGGTCGACCGCCGCGGTCTACCCGTAGTGTCGGAGCGGTCGACCTTAACGGTCGACCGCCGCGGTCTACCCACTCGCACTCGGCTCAGGCGAAACTGCGGCCGCGCAGGTTACGACGGCATCCGCGCTCGCCGTTCTAACCGTCGTTTCCGTATAGCCGTTCGGATAAAGCTTTTCGAACTTGACCTCTATCGACCGGGTTATCTTGCCGGCGTGCGAAGCGTCGACCGTTATATCGTCGTCCTCGGAAGAAGATCCGGAGTCAGGAATGTAGCCGTACAGCTCCTTCGTCGCGTTGAAGCCGCCGCCATAGAAGTGATAGCCGTAGACGATCTTAGAATCATCGTTGAGCGTCGCG includes the following:
- a CDS encoding GNAT family N-acetyltransferase yields the protein MPTAPTIESARLTLRGWRDDDLEPWVAMGADERVMEFFPGTYDRPKAISIAAFIRAALDANGYGWWVLEPKEGPSFGGVIALQAVPFEAPFTPATEVGWRLPYDLWGKGYATEGARAALKFAFDKLGVNEVVAMTSALNLRSQRVMERLGMTRDPADDFDHPKIPAGNRLQRHVLYRVKQP
- a CDS encoding DUF2891 family protein; translated protein: MDSKSLRGELAPRIAPVVLANITTRHPYHDSHLFRQNDGPFEPLAVHPAFGNSYDWHSSVHSHWTALQLLAFFAAGGVATTSIPGNIVDALRSACARTLAAKNLEAEASYLEARPTYERPYGWAWAMRLAADASEFGASDPSAALHRLARAIADRAVAWLHAMPGPVRHGVHSNSAYALGLMLDASHKLGFDDLATVIGTKAMTWYGGDRDYPAAWERSANDFLSPGLTEADLMRRILTPGAFTDWWRGFVCDGVSRDALFAVAEVPRVSDGQIVHLHGLNLSRAGALARIAAVVETAPALELLDRARTLYDASVAEASGAEYLSTHWLPTFAWDTATSLDAAGAKGASRRHRERPTP
- a CDS encoding M20/M25/M40 family metallo-hydrolase, producing MSVGDAIDAHVDRHIEERITELSGLCAIPSVSSQGGDLGSCARTVAAMFERRGFDVRIFETSSQPVVYAEKGEGPRSILFYNHYDVQPAEPLELWTSPPFEPVHRNGALFARGAMDDKGELVSRLAALDAFAAIHPSKGLRIKALVEGAEEIGSPGLEPFVREHAAMLNADACIWEAGGIDTAGRPRIDLGLRGMLYVELNCRTMKRDAHSGDAHALPNAAWRLLRAVASLKDEKEHVLVSDFYDSVRPLSARAQALVERIPPPDPSWAEGLGVREFVGGRKPHDLAGAVFSPTCNIAGFTAGHGGPGSKTVIPSQATCKIDFRLVPDQEPDVVARQLRAHLDARGFDDVELTVIGRILPAMTDADSPIVEIAIDAAREAWRKEPVVVPMVGGSGPMSYFTGILKLPVVSVGCSYPGSRKHAPDEHVRIDDFAKGAKHVARILSAFSAARPATPGTKTS
- a CDS encoding GntR family transcriptional regulator, whose amino-acid sequence is MDAFKALSGARFDAQRSTPGLIADAIRSGILDGTIVAGQQLVQDDLARAFGTSRIPVREALRQLESDGIVAYHPHRGASVALLTARDVKEIYEMRAPLEKLALRLAVPNLERTHLTDAARAIDDSAASSNAISFGRLNWRFHQALYEAANRPRLLRTIRNLYIHASRWPPFAKEQRKMFAAIVAEHRAILRSCERHDASAAVKALERHLAESEQLLIKVIGTSREGKSAKNGRSR
- a CDS encoding alpha/beta fold hydrolase, yielding MMMTSGSNLVRAVVTAAIAMVVGASSTAASATISDPLQTHACVTGKTQTPSLCGTFRVYENRQAASGRTIDIHFVVLKANKPTDRAIFFNPGGPGAGATQFAGYIADGVFEKFLPRLRDSYNIVFVDNRGSGLSHPLQCDFFSAAKPQTYFLQIWPDAQLKACRAKLVQDADLSFYADDFAADDLDDLRAALGYPKIVLSGTSGGTTFFLDFARRHPSHVESVVLEGVAPPHLLIIPLQDAQGGQLTIDHIATDCEHDAGCRAHFPHFRAHFAAIVERLEHGPITIEVENTTTHKLEKVQLSKQVFGDRLRQALYSNASAAYVPYVIDQAYAGNGVPLGTMIEASADGLNSIISEGDNLSVTCAEDIPFITEADIAQTSVGSFIGDSRVRAQQHACKIWNVRPVPAAFQDPVRSTAPVFMISGTDDPTTPPQYATEELAYLPNGKQLLIANASHDTEVDCADALAERFVRQQSVKDLDTRSCAAQYHRPAFATSMSGFGD